A portion of the Pseudarthrobacter defluvii genome contains these proteins:
- a CDS encoding acyl-CoA thioesterase, producing MTEAEAGLLAPPSGDPTSSLIELLDLGELEGARTDEDIFLGPSQQQPHHRVFGGQVLAQSLVAATRTVDPERFVHSMHGYFLRPGDANKAITFGVQRLRDGRSFSARRVHAYQDGVPILSMIASFQGEDEGIDHSSAMPAGIPDPESLPSTADLLGKFDHPVARHWAYERPFDIRHVDPPLYVSATGPREARNAVWMKTFGPMPDDSNLHRAALAYASDYTLLESILRRHGLNWTSPGMNVASLDHAMWWHRPARVDEWLLYVQESPSAHGARGLATGKIFNREGHHVASVAQEGMVRIPALPENA from the coding sequence ATGACTGAAGCCGAAGCCGGACTGCTGGCGCCGCCAAGCGGAGACCCAACCTCATCACTGATCGAACTGCTGGACCTTGGTGAGCTTGAGGGCGCACGGACGGATGAGGATATTTTCCTGGGCCCCTCCCAGCAGCAGCCCCACCACCGGGTGTTCGGCGGGCAGGTGCTTGCGCAGTCACTGGTCGCGGCCACCAGGACGGTGGATCCGGAGCGGTTCGTCCACTCCATGCACGGCTACTTCCTGCGGCCCGGTGACGCCAACAAGGCCATCACCTTCGGGGTGCAGCGGCTGCGCGACGGCCGGTCCTTTTCCGCCCGGCGCGTGCACGCCTACCAGGACGGGGTGCCCATCCTGTCGATGATCGCCTCCTTCCAGGGTGAAGATGAAGGCATTGACCACTCCTCTGCCATGCCGGCCGGAATCCCGGACCCTGAATCACTGCCCAGCACCGCTGACCTGCTGGGAAAGTTCGACCACCCAGTGGCCCGGCACTGGGCGTACGAGCGCCCGTTCGACATCCGACACGTCGACCCGCCGCTGTATGTGTCCGCAACCGGACCGCGCGAGGCCCGCAACGCCGTGTGGATGAAGACTTTCGGCCCGATGCCGGACGACTCGAACCTGCACCGTGCGGCCCTGGCCTACGCCAGCGACTACACGCTCCTTGAGTCCATCCTTCGACGGCACGGCCTGAACTGGACCAGCCCGGGCATGAACGTCGCCAGCCTGGACCACGCCATGTGGTGGCACCGCCCGGCACGCGTTGATGAATGGCTTCTCTACGTCCAGGAGTCCCCCAGTGCTCATGGCGCCAGGGGACTGGCCACCGGCAAGATCTTCAACCGTGAGGGCCACCATGTCGCCTCAGTGGCCCAGGAGGGCATGGTCCGCATTCCTGCTCTCCCGGAAAACGCGTAA
- a CDS encoding globin: MSLPIEPRRPVQGQRPPLMQNDPFSKPDYTDSFYDAVGGHDTFVKLIDVFYDGVATDPVLRPMYPEEDLAPAKRRFLMFLEQYWGGPTTYGEERGHPRLRMRHMPFRVTPEAKDRWLFHMRTAVDALELPPLYEGTLWDYMERAALSMVNSPSDS; this comes from the coding sequence ATGTCGCTTCCCATCGAGCCGCGCCGCCCCGTCCAGGGCCAGCGGCCGCCGTTGATGCAGAATGATCCCTTCAGCAAGCCGGACTACACCGACAGCTTCTACGATGCAGTGGGTGGACACGACACCTTCGTAAAGCTCATCGATGTCTTTTACGACGGCGTAGCCACCGATCCGGTGCTGCGGCCGATGTATCCGGAAGAGGACCTGGCCCCCGCAAAGCGCCGTTTCCTAATGTTCCTCGAGCAGTACTGGGGCGGCCCCACCACGTACGGCGAGGAACGCGGCCACCCGCGCCTGCGGATGCGGCATATGCCGTTCAGGGTCACGCCCGAGGCAAAGGACCGGTGGCTGTTCCACATGCGCACCGCCGTGGATGCCCTGGAATTGCCGCCGCTTTACGAGGGCACCCTGTGGGACTACATGGAGCGGGCCGCGCTGTCCATGGTGAATAGCCCTTCCGACTCCTGA
- the ettA gene encoding energy-dependent translational throttle protein EttA, which yields MAEFIYTMTKARKAVGEKLILDDVSMSFFPGAKIGVVGPNGAGKSTILKIMAGLDTPSNGEARLSPGYSVGILLQEPPLNEEKTVLGNVQEGVGEIYGKIQRFNEISEEMASPDADYDTLLEEMGKLQEAIDAADAWDLDSQLEQAMDALRCPPADADVTNLSGGERRRVALCKLLLQKPDLLLLDEPTNHLDAESVLWLEQHLSSYPGAVLAVTHDRYFLDHVAEWIAEVDRGHLYPYEGNYSTYLEKKRARLEIQGKKDAKQAKRLAEELEWVRSNAKGRQTKSKARLARYEEMAAEADRTRKLDFEEIQIPPGPRLGGLVLEAKNLQKGFEDRVLIDGLSFTLPRNGIVGVIGPNGVGKTTLFKTIVGLEPLDGGDLKIGDSVKISYADQSRGGIDPNKTLWEVVSDGLDFIQVGNVEMPSRAYVAAFGFKGPDQQKKAGVLSGGERNRLNLALTLKQGGNLLLLDEPTNDLDVETLSSLENALLEFPGCAVVVSHDRWFLDRVATHILAYEGDDENPSKWYWFEGNFESYEENKVQRLGPDAAKPHRVTHRRLTRD from the coding sequence GGCGAAAAGCTCATCCTTGATGACGTAAGCATGTCCTTCTTCCCGGGCGCCAAGATTGGTGTTGTGGGCCCCAACGGTGCCGGTAAGTCCACCATCCTGAAGATCATGGCCGGGCTGGACACGCCCTCCAACGGTGAGGCCAGGCTCAGTCCCGGCTACAGCGTAGGCATCCTGCTCCAGGAACCACCCCTTAACGAGGAAAAGACCGTCCTGGGCAACGTCCAGGAAGGCGTGGGCGAGATCTACGGAAAGATCCAGCGCTTCAACGAGATCTCCGAGGAAATGGCCAGCCCCGACGCTGACTATGACACCCTCCTCGAAGAAATGGGCAAGCTGCAGGAAGCCATCGACGCCGCCGATGCGTGGGACCTCGACTCCCAGTTGGAACAGGCCATGGACGCGCTGCGCTGCCCGCCGGCCGATGCTGATGTCACCAACCTTTCCGGTGGTGAACGCCGCCGCGTGGCACTTTGCAAGCTGCTCCTGCAGAAGCCGGATTTGCTGCTCCTCGATGAGCCCACCAACCACCTGGATGCCGAAAGCGTCCTGTGGCTCGAACAGCACCTCTCCAGCTACCCCGGCGCCGTCCTTGCCGTGACCCACGACCGCTACTTCCTGGACCACGTGGCTGAATGGATCGCCGAAGTGGACCGCGGCCACCTGTACCCCTACGAGGGCAACTACTCCACGTACCTGGAGAAAAAACGCGCCCGCCTGGAAATCCAGGGCAAGAAGGACGCCAAGCAGGCCAAGCGCCTCGCCGAGGAACTCGAGTGGGTCCGCTCCAACGCCAAGGGACGCCAAACCAAGTCGAAGGCCCGTCTGGCCCGCTACGAGGAAATGGCCGCAGAGGCGGACCGTACCCGCAAGCTTGACTTCGAAGAGATCCAGATTCCGCCGGGACCCCGCCTGGGCGGCCTGGTCCTGGAGGCCAAGAACCTCCAGAAGGGCTTCGAGGACCGGGTCCTGATTGACGGGCTGTCCTTCACCCTGCCCCGCAACGGCATCGTGGGCGTCATCGGCCCCAACGGCGTGGGCAAGACCACCCTGTTCAAGACCATCGTCGGCCTGGAACCGCTCGACGGCGGCGACCTGAAGATTGGTGACTCGGTCAAGATCTCCTACGCGGACCAGAGCCGCGGCGGCATCGACCCCAACAAGACCCTGTGGGAGGTCGTGTCCGACGGGCTCGACTTCATTCAGGTGGGCAACGTCGAGATGCCGTCCCGCGCCTACGTGGCCGCGTTCGGCTTCAAGGGCCCGGACCAGCAGAAGAAGGCCGGCGTCCTCTCCGGCGGTGAGCGGAACCGCCTGAACCTCGCCCTTACCCTGAAACAGGGCGGCAACCTGCTGCTGCTTGACGAGCCCACCAACGACCTCGACGTCGAAACCCTGAGCAGCCTGGAAAACGCGCTGCTCGAGTTCCCCGGCTGCGCCGTGGTGGTCTCGCACGACCGCTGGTTCCTGGACCGGGTGGCCACCCACATCCTGGCCTACGAGGGCGACGACGAAAACCCCTCCAAGTGGTACTGGTTCGAGGGCAACTTCGAATCCTACGAGGAGAACAAGGTCCAGCGGTTGGGCCCCGACGCCGCCAAGCCGCACCGCGTCACCCACCGGCGCCTCACCCGCGACTGA
- a CDS encoding mechanosensitive ion channel family protein, protein MVSMFSLLPPATSQPSGVSVPGIVISLGIGVGVWLVATFIISRITKRVAAGSNFFKKPTFKWVAPAFRALDHERRVQRAETIGSLLNSVVGVLVVIITGMYVLQNLDINIAPLLTSVGILGVAIGFGAQQLIRDFLAGIFITIEDQYGIGDVIETSEVVGVVESMGLRITRVRSDDGAIWYLRNGEILRVGNRSQGRYVPLHESDDGTTEQGSAHVETKKTDQKAGD, encoded by the coding sequence ATGGTCAGCATGTTTTCCCTCTTGCCCCCTGCCACCAGCCAGCCAAGCGGTGTGAGCGTCCCGGGCATCGTGATCAGCCTCGGCATTGGCGTCGGCGTCTGGCTGGTGGCGACCTTCATCATCTCGCGCATTACCAAGCGCGTCGCGGCGGGAAGCAATTTCTTCAAGAAGCCCACCTTCAAATGGGTGGCGCCGGCCTTCCGCGCCTTGGATCATGAACGCCGGGTCCAGCGCGCGGAGACCATCGGCTCGCTCCTGAACAGCGTGGTGGGCGTGCTGGTGGTAATCATCACCGGCATGTACGTGCTGCAGAACCTGGACATCAATATCGCCCCGCTTCTGACCAGCGTGGGAATCCTGGGTGTGGCCATCGGCTTCGGCGCCCAGCAGCTGATCCGCGACTTCCTGGCCGGGATTTTCATTACCATTGAAGACCAGTACGGAATCGGCGACGTCATCGAAACCAGCGAGGTGGTGGGCGTGGTGGAGTCCATGGGCCTGCGGATCACCCGGGTCCGCTCGGACGACGGCGCCATCTGGTACCTGCGCAACGGCGAGATTCTGCGCGTGGGCAACCGGTCGCAGGGGCGCTATGTCCCGCTGCACGAATCCGACGACGGGACCACCGAGCAGGGCTCGGCGCACGTTGAGACCAAGAAGACAGACCAGAAAGCCGGGGACTAG
- a CDS encoding NAD-dependent epimerase/dehydratase family protein, which translates to MRILILGGTAFLSKEIASQAVAAGHDVTCLARGTTAAPPPGTEWIRADRSTGQAAYQELAGDWDAVIEVARDPKPAREALAALTGRAGHWTFVSSCSAYADNSVPGAAENAPLLPALPAGTLSTPENYGESKVAIEEATLEATHGTAHLCRAGLISGPGDPTDRYGYWPARFARNSGPVLVPDIGGGPTQVIDVRDLAAWILRAAEEGITGPLNAMGDHVPFADIVSACRKASASHEAAVTASGDWLVEQGVNYWSGPESLPLWLPPHHEGFMARSNRAAKAAGMVLRPWQETMADTLADERARGLGRPRKAGLQPATEERLLRLLHNESGG; encoded by the coding sequence ATGCGCATCCTCATCCTCGGCGGAACCGCCTTCCTTTCCAAGGAGATTGCCAGTCAGGCGGTTGCCGCCGGCCATGACGTCACGTGCCTGGCGCGCGGAACAACGGCTGCGCCGCCGCCCGGCACAGAGTGGATCAGGGCGGACCGGTCAACAGGGCAGGCAGCATACCAGGAACTGGCCGGGGACTGGGATGCCGTGATCGAGGTCGCGCGGGACCCCAAACCGGCGCGGGAAGCCTTGGCGGCACTCACGGGCCGGGCTGGGCACTGGACCTTCGTGTCCAGCTGTTCGGCCTACGCCGACAACTCCGTGCCCGGCGCGGCGGAGAACGCACCGCTTCTGCCGGCGCTGCCCGCCGGGACGCTGTCCACGCCGGAGAATTACGGCGAGTCTAAAGTGGCCATCGAGGAAGCCACCCTGGAAGCCACACACGGGACGGCCCACCTCTGCCGGGCAGGCCTCATCAGCGGCCCCGGCGACCCCACCGACCGCTACGGCTACTGGCCCGCCCGCTTCGCCAGGAACTCCGGACCAGTGCTCGTCCCGGACATCGGCGGCGGCCCCACGCAGGTCATCGACGTGCGGGACCTGGCGGCCTGGATCCTGCGGGCTGCAGAAGAGGGGATCACCGGACCCCTGAACGCCATGGGGGACCATGTACCCTTTGCGGACATCGTGAGCGCCTGCCGGAAGGCTTCCGCCTCGCACGAAGCTGCCGTCACGGCTTCAGGGGACTGGCTGGTGGAGCAGGGCGTCAACTATTGGTCCGGGCCGGAGTCCCTTCCCCTCTGGCTGCCACCGCACCACGAGGGCTTCATGGCCCGCAGCAACCGGGCAGCCAAAGCCGCCGGCATGGTGCTGCGGCCGTGGCAGGAAACCATGGCGGACACCCTGGCTGACGAACGTGCCCGCGGGCTGGGCCGGCCCCGGAAGGCCGGCCTGCAGCCCGCTACTGAGGAACGCCTCCTACGGCTGCTCCACAATGAAAGCGGCGGTTAG
- a CDS encoding OsmC family protein — MSLGEHHYSLAVQWTGNRGDGTSSYRSYSRDHDVLIPGLPPLKGSADPTFHGDRERYNPEQLLLAALAQCHMLSYLHVAVKHGVVVTDYRDEATGLMRLNRDGSGQFERVVLHPHVTVADAAQAELAASLHHEANQVCFIARSVNFPVEHQPETVAG; from the coding sequence GTGAGCCTCGGCGAGCACCACTACTCCCTGGCAGTCCAGTGGACCGGCAACCGGGGAGACGGAACCTCGTCCTACCGGAGCTACTCGCGGGACCACGATGTGCTCATTCCGGGCCTGCCGCCCCTGAAGGGCTCGGCCGATCCCACGTTCCATGGAGACCGGGAACGGTACAATCCGGAGCAGCTCCTCCTGGCCGCACTGGCGCAGTGCCACATGCTCTCCTATCTGCATGTGGCCGTGAAGCACGGTGTGGTGGTCACTGACTACCGGGACGAGGCAACCGGGCTGATGCGGCTCAACAGGGACGGCAGCGGACAGTTCGAGCGGGTTGTCCTGCATCCGCACGTGACGGTGGCCGATGCCGCACAGGCCGAACTGGCCGCGTCGCTGCACCATGAGGCCAACCAGGTCTGCTTCATCGCGCGGAGCGTGAACTTTCCGGTGGAACACCAGCCGGAGACCGTGGCGGGCTAA
- the pepN gene encoding aminopeptidase N produces the protein MNLTRTEARERAELITVESYDVNLDLTRGGEVFGSTTTVKFTAAPGSSSFIDAVTRTVHGVTLNGRSLDPATVSDGVRIQLPDLAEHNELTVVADMPYMNTGEGLHRFVDPVDNEVYLYTQFEVPDSRRMFTVFEQPDLKATFAFTITAPSHWDVISNSPTPSPEEAAPAEDGSARSVWTFAPTPRLSSYVTALIAGPYQSVRSEVTSSDGRVIPLGVFARKSLTQYLDADNIFELTRQGFGFFEAQFGCPYPFEKYDQLFVPEFNAGAMENAGAVTILEGYVFRSKVTGAQIERRAITVLHELAHMWFGDLVTMRWWNDLWLNESFAEYMSHLAAVEATSFTSAWTTFASVEKSWAYRQDQLPTTHPIFAEINDLQDVEVNFDGITYAKGASVLRQLVAWVGPEQFMAGVREYFAKHSWHNTELRDLLVELEKASGRDLDDWGRQWLETAGVNTLAPELDVDPDGTLRSFAIQQTAVPEWPTLRPHRLAVGFYNLNGAGKLERVHREELDVDGERTEVPALAGLAQPDLILINDDDLAYAKVRLDPKSLATATARLKDFTESLPRTLVWNSAWDAARDGETPARKYVELILANVAAETDSSVILVQLRQLATTLNFYVAEEHREATTAAAADRLWDLAAEVPAGSDGQLQFIKAFALLARSGSQLDRVAGLLDGSVALEGLSLDQDLRWELVASLVAGGRMGQDGIDSELQRDNTSSGQNAAALAKAAIPTPEAKAAAWESIVVKGELSNALQGSAVTGFMRVLDRSLLEPYSEKYFAAVPGIVATRTHALAQQIVVGLYPALLTTQATIDRTDGFLASLPAESAALRRMMLENRDGVARALRARAADVVADGSPQ, from the coding sequence ATGAACCTGACGCGCACCGAAGCCCGTGAGCGCGCCGAACTGATCACCGTCGAGTCCTACGACGTCAACCTCGACCTGACCCGCGGCGGCGAGGTCTTTGGCAGCACCACCACCGTGAAGTTCACGGCGGCACCGGGATCGTCCAGTTTCATCGACGCTGTCACCCGGACGGTGCACGGCGTGACCCTGAACGGCCGCAGCCTTGACCCGGCCACCGTGTCGGACGGCGTGCGGATCCAGCTGCCGGACCTGGCGGAGCACAACGAGCTGACCGTTGTGGCCGACATGCCTTACATGAACACCGGGGAAGGCCTGCACCGGTTCGTGGACCCGGTGGACAACGAGGTCTACCTGTACACGCAGTTCGAGGTTCCCGATTCCCGCCGGATGTTCACCGTGTTCGAGCAGCCGGACCTGAAAGCAACGTTTGCCTTCACCATCACGGCACCGTCGCACTGGGACGTCATCTCCAACTCCCCCACACCTTCTCCGGAGGAAGCCGCCCCGGCAGAAGACGGCTCGGCCAGATCGGTGTGGACCTTCGCCCCGACGCCCCGGCTGTCCTCCTACGTCACGGCCCTGATTGCCGGCCCCTACCAGTCCGTCCGCAGTGAGGTCACCAGCTCAGACGGCCGCGTCATCCCGCTCGGCGTCTTTGCCCGGAAATCGCTGACGCAGTACCTGGACGCGGACAACATCTTCGAACTCACCCGCCAGGGATTCGGGTTCTTCGAGGCGCAGTTCGGCTGCCCGTACCCGTTCGAAAAGTACGACCAGCTGTTCGTTCCGGAGTTCAATGCCGGCGCCATGGAGAACGCCGGTGCCGTGACCATCCTGGAAGGCTATGTCTTCCGCAGCAAGGTCACCGGCGCCCAGATCGAGCGCCGCGCCATCACCGTCCTGCACGAACTGGCGCACATGTGGTTCGGCGACCTGGTGACCATGCGCTGGTGGAATGACCTCTGGCTGAACGAATCCTTCGCCGAGTACATGTCCCACCTGGCGGCGGTGGAGGCAACCTCCTTCACCAGTGCCTGGACCACGTTCGCGTCCGTGGAGAAGTCCTGGGCCTACCGGCAGGACCAGCTCCCCACCACGCACCCGATCTTCGCCGAAATCAACGACCTGCAGGACGTTGAGGTCAACTTCGACGGCATCACCTACGCCAAGGGTGCCTCGGTGCTCCGGCAGTTGGTGGCCTGGGTGGGGCCCGAACAGTTCATGGCAGGTGTGCGCGAGTACTTCGCGAAGCACTCGTGGCACAACACCGAGCTCCGGGACCTGCTGGTTGAACTGGAAAAGGCCAGCGGACGCGACCTGGATGACTGGGGCCGGCAGTGGCTGGAAACCGCCGGCGTCAATACCCTCGCTCCCGAGCTGGACGTGGACCCGGATGGGACACTGCGGTCCTTCGCCATCCAGCAGACGGCGGTTCCCGAATGGCCCACGCTCCGCCCCCACCGTCTGGCCGTGGGGTTCTACAACCTGAACGGCGCAGGCAAGCTGGAGCGGGTGCACCGCGAGGAGCTGGATGTCGACGGCGAACGTACTGAGGTGCCGGCACTGGCCGGCCTTGCCCAGCCGGACCTGATCCTCATCAACGACGACGACCTCGCCTATGCCAAGGTGCGGCTGGATCCCAAGTCGCTGGCCACCGCCACCGCCCGCCTGAAGGACTTCACTGAAAGCCTGCCCCGGACCTTGGTATGGAACTCGGCGTGGGACGCCGCCCGGGACGGCGAGACTCCGGCCCGGAAGTACGTGGAGCTGATCCTGGCCAACGTGGCCGCGGAGACCGACTCGTCCGTGATCCTGGTCCAGCTCCGCCAACTGGCCACCACCCTGAATTTCTATGTGGCCGAAGAACACCGCGAGGCCACTACGGCGGCGGCGGCGGACCGGCTGTGGGATCTGGCTGCGGAGGTTCCGGCAGGCTCCGATGGACAGCTGCAGTTCATCAAGGCTTTTGCCCTCCTGGCTCGCAGCGGGTCCCAGCTGGACCGGGTGGCCGGCCTGCTGGACGGGTCGGTGGCTTTGGAGGGACTGAGCCTGGACCAGGACCTCCGGTGGGAACTGGTGGCCTCGCTGGTGGCCGGCGGCCGGATGGGCCAGGACGGCATCGACTCGGAGCTGCAGCGGGACAACACCTCCAGCGGACAGAATGCTGCCGCGCTGGCCAAGGCCGCCATTCCCACCCCGGAGGCGAAGGCCGCGGCCTGGGAGTCCATTGTGGTCAAGGGCGAACTGTCCAACGCGCTGCAGGGATCGGCGGTGACCGGCTTCATGCGGGTGCTGGACCGCTCCCTCCTGGAGCCGTACTCCGAAAAGTACTTTGCGGCTGTGCCTGGCATCGTGGCAACCCGCACCCACGCACTGGCCCAGCAAATCGTCGTCGGCCTCTACCCGGCGCTGCTGACCACCCAGGCCACCATCGACCGGACCGACGGCTTCCTGGCGTCGCTGCCGGCCGAAAGTGCCGCACTTCGCCGCATGATGCTGGAAAACCGCGACGGCGTTGCCCGCGCCCTGCGTGCACGCGCAGCTGACGTGGTGGCGGACGGCAGCCCGCAGTGA